In Zingiber officinale cultivar Zhangliang chromosome 6A, Zo_v1.1, whole genome shotgun sequence, a single genomic region encodes these proteins:
- the LOC121994277 gene encoding oleosin-like, producing the protein MEEPTAGTGPASSPARPSATGSAVRPCPGGLRHRAPTSAQKLIGLLALLTSGGILLFLTGALTLVFLGPAALLTSPIWAPPVAIAFLVTSVAVPACAFAAAGVAGAAWVYRYAKGWRAAGFDRVDYARRGREFGGHSKSRPKDAAPGA; encoded by the coding sequence ATGGAAGAGCCAACGGCCGGCACCGGACCAGCGTCGAGCCCCGCGCGACCGTCAGCCACCGGTTCCGCCGTGAGGCCGTGTCCGGGCGGACTCCGCCACCGCGCGCCCACCTCCGCCCAGAAGCTCATCGGCCTCCTCGCCCTCCTCACCTCCGGAGgaatcctcctcttcctcaccggcGCGCTCACCCTCGTCTTCCTCGGCCCCGCCGCGCTCCTCACGAGCCCCATCTGGGCGCCGCCAGTAGCCATCGCGTTCTTGGTGACCTCCGTGGCGGTGCCGGCGTGCGCTTTCGCGGCCGCGGGGGTGGCCGGCGCCGCCTGGGTCTACCGGTACGCGAAGGGGTGGCGCGCGGCGGGCTTCGACCGAGTGGACTACGCGCGCAGAGGCCGCGAGTTCGGCGGCCACTCGAAGAGCCGCCCGAAAGACGCGGCGCCGGGGGCGTGA